From the genome of Eublepharis macularius isolate TG4126 chromosome 12, MPM_Emac_v1.0, whole genome shotgun sequence, one region includes:
- the ATF7IP2 gene encoding activating transcription factor 7-interacting protein 2 isoform X1, with the protein MEAQQMEGESRNEERRMEAQNKQTQDIKIDSNANIKKPLRARKTMTPSSRKQVEILKNLHRLGNTGSSTYVKSKMDDLPRDLPYNGCNTNSSMEQFLNAGSLQDLLYALYEKECVSPVSKPVEVHLYSKQASWPLDHLEELTSSVASLTSNTPPLDKAEKSEELPKNCTIAVFEQDRAIDKAVVTEEQIENQTVAVSEQDSAIVKAVEAEEPIENQTVAVSEQDSAVVKAVETEDLTESQTIQTIALLDDNIQFQEGNILPDDALRKKRIPEGNEDVSCKRIKSSDETTESSGTHLNKILSGLEKVKFFIQSNVDSSMESIDHKLQQLNKRIDRTQCLRKHEEITIRIIKKISRLDRRVNSVAMHQKAQLQDKANLLGAHAKSTILNAVKPVPGTQNNPSVPPERQSVELGEAPSRTTKSFAKETCLNMKTSNIQAGNSAAHNGRRTETSPDVQQRRASSNADTSAEHQTPHPSKNLSLIDLTKEDDTNKEEAVSVKPSPQSESIKSEPHQPTAESSNQVPESFSHLPPLPKIHLNPEHMNDFKDTRSPQKLELAVVQVQNPKGVAIQWNIRRVDPRCAPIENFHLFTCFEGTNNGIQSSWMKSKPIKALPLPMACSLSLFTPGKYYFTMQSMDIFHRFGPFCDIQSISVV; encoded by the exons atggaaGCTCAGCAAATGGAGGGGGAGAGTAGAAATGAAGAGAGGAGAATGGAAGCACAGAACAAGCAAACTCAG GATATAAAAATAGATTCAAATGCAAACATCAAAAAACCATTACGTGCAAGAAAAACCATGACTCCGAGTAGTCGAAAGCAAGTGGAAATACTGAAAAATCTTCACAGACTGGGAAATACTGGAAGCAGCACCTACGTGAAATCAAAAATGGATGACTTACCTAGAGATCTTCCGTATAATGGTTGTAATACAAACTCCAGTATGGAACAGTTTTTGAATGCCGGATCTTTGCAAGATTTGCTGTATGCCTTGTATGAAAAAGAATGTGTTTCTCCTGTGTCAAAGCCAGTAGAAGTGCACTTATATTCCAAACAAGCTAGTTGGCCTTTGGACCATTTAGAAGAGCTGACTTCCTCAGTAGCTTCTCTTACCAGCAACACACCTCCGTTAGACAAAGCCGAGAAGTCAGAGGAACTGCCCAAGAATTGCACTATTGCAGTATTTGAACAAGACCGTGCCATAGATAAAGCAGTGGTGACAGAAGAACAGATTGAGAATCAAACTGTGGCCGTATCAGAACAGGACTCTGCCATAGTTAAAGCAGTAGAGGCGGAAGAACCAATTGAGAATCAGACTGTTGCAGTATCGGAACAGGACTCTGCTGTAGTTAAAGCAGTGGAGACAGAAGACCTAACTGAGAGTCAAACTATTCAAACTATTGCATTATTAGATGACAACATCCAGTTCCAGGAAGGAAATATTCTGCCTG ATGATGCTTTGAGGAAAAAAAGAATTCCTGAAGGTAATGAAGATGTCAGTTGTAAGCGCATAAAATCATCAGATGAAACTACAGAGTCTTCTGGTACACACTTAAACAAAATCCTGTCAGGACTAGAAAAA GTCAAGTTTTTTATTCAGAGCAACGTTGATAGTTCAATGGAAAGCATAGATCACAAGCTACAGCAGTTAAATAAAAGAATCGATCGCACGCAGTGTCTACGAAAGCACGAAGAAATAACTATTCGGATTATA aAGAAAATATCTAGACTGGACAGGCGAGTAAATTCTGTAGCAATGCACCAGAAGGCGCAGTTACAAGACAAG GCAAACCTTCTAGGTGCACATGCAAAAAGCACCATATTAAATGCTGTCAAGCCTGTTCCTGGCACTCAGAACAACCCATCTGTACCACCGGAACGTCAGTCAGTAGAGCTTGGTGAAGCACCTTCCAGAACCACCAAAAG CTTTGCCAAGGAGACGTGCCTCAACATGAAAACCTCAAATATTCAAGCTGGGAATTCAGCAG CACATAATGGGAGGAGAACAGAAACGTCTCCAG ATGTACAGCAGAGAAGAGCATCTTCTAATGCAGACACTTCAGCTGAACACCAAACACCACACCCGTCTAAG AATTTATCCCTGATTGACTTAACAAAAGAAGATGATACTAATAAAG AAGAGGCTGTTTCAGTCAAACCGAGTCCACAATCAGAAAGCATAAAGTCTGAGCCACATCAGCCAACGGCAGAGTCATCAAACCAG GTCCCAGAATCATTTTCCCATCTCCCTCCGCTACCAAAGATCCACTTGAACCCAGAGCATATGAATGACTTCAAAGACACCCGCTCACCCCAGAAGCTTGAACTAGCAGTTGTTCAGGTCCAGAACCCCAAAGGTGTTGCCATCCAGTGGAACATCAGGAGAGTGGACCCAAGGTGTGCCCCCATTGAGAATTTTCACTTGTTCACATGCTTTGAGGGCACGAACAATGGAATTCAGTCATCCTGGATGAAAAGCAAACCAATAAAGGCGTTGCCTCTCCCAATGGCTTGTTCTTTATCCCTGTTCACACCTGGCAAGTATTACTTTACCATGCAATCCATGGATATTTTCCACCGTTTTGGACCATTCTGTGACATTCAATCAATTTCTGttgtataa
- the EMP2 gene encoding epithelial membrane protein 2, with protein MLILLAFIIIFHITSAAFLFIATIDNAWWVGDGFFTDLWCSCFNETNCTLIDEQFPEYPAIQAMQATMILATIFCCLAFFIFILQLFRLKQGERFVLTSFIQLLSCLCVMIAASIYTDRHEELHMGNFYNYNVNSGQFGYSYILAWIAFTFTLISGIMYLILRKRK; from the exons ATGCTGATTCTTCTAGCGTTCATCATCATCTTTCATATAACTTCTGCTGCATTTTTGTTCATTGCTACGATTGACAAT GCCTGGTGGGTCGGAGATGGGTTCTTCACAGACCTTTGGTGCAGCTGCTTCAATGAAACCAACTGCACACTTATTGATGAACAATTTCCAG agtaCCCAGCTATCCAGGCCATGCAAGCCACCATGATCCTGGCCACTATATTCTGCTGCCTGGCATTCTTCATCTTCATCCTTCAGCTCTTCCGCCTCAAGCAAGGAGAGAGATTTGTCTTAACCTCCTTTATACAGCTGCTGTCAT GTCTGTGTGTAATGATCGCAGCTTCCATTTACACAGATAGACACGAAGAGCTTCACATGGGGAACTTCTACAACTACAATGTTAACAGTGGCCAATTTGGATATTCCTACATCTTGGCCTGGATTGCTTTCACTTTCACTTTGATCAGTGGCATCATGTACCTCATCCTAAGGAAACGCAAATAA
- the ATF7IP2 gene encoding activating transcription factor 7-interacting protein 2 isoform X2 — protein sequence MEAQQMEGESRNEERRMEAQNKQTQDIKIDSNANIKKPLRARKTMTPSSRKQVEILKNLHRLGNTGSSTYVKSKMDDLPRDLPYNGCNTNSSMEQFLNAGSLQDLLYALYEKECVSPVSKPVEVHLYSKQASWPLDHLEELTSSVASLTSNTPPLDKAEKSEELPKNCTIAVFEQDRAIDKAVVTEEQIENQTVAVSEQDSAIVKAVEAEEPIENQTVAVSEQDSAVVKAVETEDLTESQTIQTIALLDDNIQFQEGNILPDDALRKKRIPEGNEDVSCKRIKSSDETTESSGTHLNKILSGLEKVKFFIQSNVDSSMESIDHKLQQLNKRIDRTQCLRKHEEITIRIIKKISRLDRRVNSVAMHQKAQLQDKANLLGAHAKSTILNAVKPVPGTQNNPSVPPERQSVELGEAPSRTTKSFAKETCLNMKTSNIQAGNSAAHNGRRTETSPDVQQRRASSNADTSAEHQTPHPSKNLSLIDLTKEDDTNKEAVSVKPSPQSESIKSEPHQPTAESSNQVPESFSHLPPLPKIHLNPEHMNDFKDTRSPQKLELAVVQVQNPKGVAIQWNIRRVDPRCAPIENFHLFTCFEGTNNGIQSSWMKSKPIKALPLPMACSLSLFTPGKYYFTMQSMDIFHRFGPFCDIQSISVV from the exons atggaaGCTCAGCAAATGGAGGGGGAGAGTAGAAATGAAGAGAGGAGAATGGAAGCACAGAACAAGCAAACTCAG GATATAAAAATAGATTCAAATGCAAACATCAAAAAACCATTACGTGCAAGAAAAACCATGACTCCGAGTAGTCGAAAGCAAGTGGAAATACTGAAAAATCTTCACAGACTGGGAAATACTGGAAGCAGCACCTACGTGAAATCAAAAATGGATGACTTACCTAGAGATCTTCCGTATAATGGTTGTAATACAAACTCCAGTATGGAACAGTTTTTGAATGCCGGATCTTTGCAAGATTTGCTGTATGCCTTGTATGAAAAAGAATGTGTTTCTCCTGTGTCAAAGCCAGTAGAAGTGCACTTATATTCCAAACAAGCTAGTTGGCCTTTGGACCATTTAGAAGAGCTGACTTCCTCAGTAGCTTCTCTTACCAGCAACACACCTCCGTTAGACAAAGCCGAGAAGTCAGAGGAACTGCCCAAGAATTGCACTATTGCAGTATTTGAACAAGACCGTGCCATAGATAAAGCAGTGGTGACAGAAGAACAGATTGAGAATCAAACTGTGGCCGTATCAGAACAGGACTCTGCCATAGTTAAAGCAGTAGAGGCGGAAGAACCAATTGAGAATCAGACTGTTGCAGTATCGGAACAGGACTCTGCTGTAGTTAAAGCAGTGGAGACAGAAGACCTAACTGAGAGTCAAACTATTCAAACTATTGCATTATTAGATGACAACATCCAGTTCCAGGAAGGAAATATTCTGCCTG ATGATGCTTTGAGGAAAAAAAGAATTCCTGAAGGTAATGAAGATGTCAGTTGTAAGCGCATAAAATCATCAGATGAAACTACAGAGTCTTCTGGTACACACTTAAACAAAATCCTGTCAGGACTAGAAAAA GTCAAGTTTTTTATTCAGAGCAACGTTGATAGTTCAATGGAAAGCATAGATCACAAGCTACAGCAGTTAAATAAAAGAATCGATCGCACGCAGTGTCTACGAAAGCACGAAGAAATAACTATTCGGATTATA aAGAAAATATCTAGACTGGACAGGCGAGTAAATTCTGTAGCAATGCACCAGAAGGCGCAGTTACAAGACAAG GCAAACCTTCTAGGTGCACATGCAAAAAGCACCATATTAAATGCTGTCAAGCCTGTTCCTGGCACTCAGAACAACCCATCTGTACCACCGGAACGTCAGTCAGTAGAGCTTGGTGAAGCACCTTCCAGAACCACCAAAAG CTTTGCCAAGGAGACGTGCCTCAACATGAAAACCTCAAATATTCAAGCTGGGAATTCAGCAG CACATAATGGGAGGAGAACAGAAACGTCTCCAG ATGTACAGCAGAGAAGAGCATCTTCTAATGCAGACACTTCAGCTGAACACCAAACACCACACCCGTCTAAG AATTTATCCCTGATTGACTTAACAAAAGAAGATGATACTAATAAAG AGGCTGTTTCAGTCAAACCGAGTCCACAATCAGAAAGCATAAAGTCTGAGCCACATCAGCCAACGGCAGAGTCATCAAACCAG GTCCCAGAATCATTTTCCCATCTCCCTCCGCTACCAAAGATCCACTTGAACCCAGAGCATATGAATGACTTCAAAGACACCCGCTCACCCCAGAAGCTTGAACTAGCAGTTGTTCAGGTCCAGAACCCCAAAGGTGTTGCCATCCAGTGGAACATCAGGAGAGTGGACCCAAGGTGTGCCCCCATTGAGAATTTTCACTTGTTCACATGCTTTGAGGGCACGAACAATGGAATTCAGTCATCCTGGATGAAAAGCAAACCAATAAAGGCGTTGCCTCTCCCAATGGCTTGTTCTTTATCCCTGTTCACACCTGGCAAGTATTACTTTACCATGCAATCCATGGATATTTTCCACCGTTTTGGACCATTCTGTGACATTCAATCAATTTCTGttgtataa
- the ATF7IP2 gene encoding activating transcription factor 7-interacting protein 2 isoform X3, protein MEAQQMEGESRNEERRMEAQNKQTQDIKIDSNANIKKPLRARKTMTPSSRKQVEILKNLHRLGNTGSSTYVKSKMDDLPRDLPYNGCNTNSSMEQFLNAGSLQDLLYALYEKECVSPVSKPVEVHLYSKQASWPLDHLEELTSSVASLTSNTPPLDKAEKSEELPKNCTIAVFEQDRAIDKAVVTEEQIENQTVAVSEQDSAIVKAVEAEEPIENQTVAVSEQDSAVVKAVETEDLTESQTIQTIALLDDNIQFQEGNILPDDALRKKRIPEGNEDVSCKRIKSSDETTESSGTHLNKILSGLEKVKFFIQSNVDSSMESIDHKLQQLNKRIDRTQCLRKHEEITIRIIKKISRLDRRVNSVAMHQKAQLQDKANLLGAHAKSTILNAVKPVPGTQNNPSVPPERQSVELGEAPSRTTKSFAKETCLNMKTSNIQAGNSADVQQRRASSNADTSAEHQTPHPSKNLSLIDLTKEDDTNKEEAVSVKPSPQSESIKSEPHQPTAESSNQVPESFSHLPPLPKIHLNPEHMNDFKDTRSPQKLELAVVQVQNPKGVAIQWNIRRVDPRCAPIENFHLFTCFEGTNNGIQSSWMKSKPIKALPLPMACSLSLFTPGKYYFTMQSMDIFHRFGPFCDIQSISVV, encoded by the exons atggaaGCTCAGCAAATGGAGGGGGAGAGTAGAAATGAAGAGAGGAGAATGGAAGCACAGAACAAGCAAACTCAG GATATAAAAATAGATTCAAATGCAAACATCAAAAAACCATTACGTGCAAGAAAAACCATGACTCCGAGTAGTCGAAAGCAAGTGGAAATACTGAAAAATCTTCACAGACTGGGAAATACTGGAAGCAGCACCTACGTGAAATCAAAAATGGATGACTTACCTAGAGATCTTCCGTATAATGGTTGTAATACAAACTCCAGTATGGAACAGTTTTTGAATGCCGGATCTTTGCAAGATTTGCTGTATGCCTTGTATGAAAAAGAATGTGTTTCTCCTGTGTCAAAGCCAGTAGAAGTGCACTTATATTCCAAACAAGCTAGTTGGCCTTTGGACCATTTAGAAGAGCTGACTTCCTCAGTAGCTTCTCTTACCAGCAACACACCTCCGTTAGACAAAGCCGAGAAGTCAGAGGAACTGCCCAAGAATTGCACTATTGCAGTATTTGAACAAGACCGTGCCATAGATAAAGCAGTGGTGACAGAAGAACAGATTGAGAATCAAACTGTGGCCGTATCAGAACAGGACTCTGCCATAGTTAAAGCAGTAGAGGCGGAAGAACCAATTGAGAATCAGACTGTTGCAGTATCGGAACAGGACTCTGCTGTAGTTAAAGCAGTGGAGACAGAAGACCTAACTGAGAGTCAAACTATTCAAACTATTGCATTATTAGATGACAACATCCAGTTCCAGGAAGGAAATATTCTGCCTG ATGATGCTTTGAGGAAAAAAAGAATTCCTGAAGGTAATGAAGATGTCAGTTGTAAGCGCATAAAATCATCAGATGAAACTACAGAGTCTTCTGGTACACACTTAAACAAAATCCTGTCAGGACTAGAAAAA GTCAAGTTTTTTATTCAGAGCAACGTTGATAGTTCAATGGAAAGCATAGATCACAAGCTACAGCAGTTAAATAAAAGAATCGATCGCACGCAGTGTCTACGAAAGCACGAAGAAATAACTATTCGGATTATA aAGAAAATATCTAGACTGGACAGGCGAGTAAATTCTGTAGCAATGCACCAGAAGGCGCAGTTACAAGACAAG GCAAACCTTCTAGGTGCACATGCAAAAAGCACCATATTAAATGCTGTCAAGCCTGTTCCTGGCACTCAGAACAACCCATCTGTACCACCGGAACGTCAGTCAGTAGAGCTTGGTGAAGCACCTTCCAGAACCACCAAAAG CTTTGCCAAGGAGACGTGCCTCAACATGAAAACCTCAAATATTCAAGCTGGGAATTCAGCAG ATGTACAGCAGAGAAGAGCATCTTCTAATGCAGACACTTCAGCTGAACACCAAACACCACACCCGTCTAAG AATTTATCCCTGATTGACTTAACAAAAGAAGATGATACTAATAAAG AAGAGGCTGTTTCAGTCAAACCGAGTCCACAATCAGAAAGCATAAAGTCTGAGCCACATCAGCCAACGGCAGAGTCATCAAACCAG GTCCCAGAATCATTTTCCCATCTCCCTCCGCTACCAAAGATCCACTTGAACCCAGAGCATATGAATGACTTCAAAGACACCCGCTCACCCCAGAAGCTTGAACTAGCAGTTGTTCAGGTCCAGAACCCCAAAGGTGTTGCCATCCAGTGGAACATCAGGAGAGTGGACCCAAGGTGTGCCCCCATTGAGAATTTTCACTTGTTCACATGCTTTGAGGGCACGAACAATGGAATTCAGTCATCCTGGATGAAAAGCAAACCAATAAAGGCGTTGCCTCTCCCAATGGCTTGTTCTTTATCCCTGTTCACACCTGGCAAGTATTACTTTACCATGCAATCCATGGATATTTTCCACCGTTTTGGACCATTCTGTGACATTCAATCAATTTCTGttgtataa
- the ATF7IP2 gene encoding activating transcription factor 7-interacting protein 2 isoform X4 — translation MTPSSRKQVEILKNLHRLGNTGSSTYVKSKMDDLPRDLPYNGCNTNSSMEQFLNAGSLQDLLYALYEKECVSPVSKPVEVHLYSKQASWPLDHLEELTSSVASLTSNTPPLDKAEKSEELPKNCTIAVFEQDRAIDKAVVTEEQIENQTVAVSEQDSAIVKAVEAEEPIENQTVAVSEQDSAVVKAVETEDLTESQTIQTIALLDDNIQFQEGNILPDDALRKKRIPEGNEDVSCKRIKSSDETTESSGTHLNKILSGLEKVKFFIQSNVDSSMESIDHKLQQLNKRIDRTQCLRKHEEITIRIIKKISRLDRRVNSVAMHQKAQLQDKANLLGAHAKSTILNAVKPVPGTQNNPSVPPERQSVELGEAPSRTTKSFAKETCLNMKTSNIQAGNSAAHNGRRTETSPDVQQRRASSNADTSAEHQTPHPSKNLSLIDLTKEDDTNKEEAVSVKPSPQSESIKSEPHQPTAESSNQVPESFSHLPPLPKIHLNPEHMNDFKDTRSPQKLELAVVQVQNPKGVAIQWNIRRVDPRCAPIENFHLFTCFEGTNNGIQSSWMKSKPIKALPLPMACSLSLFTPGKYYFTMQSMDIFHRFGPFCDIQSISVV, via the exons ATGACTCCGAGTAGTCGAAAGCAAGTGGAAATACTGAAAAATCTTCACAGACTGGGAAATACTGGAAGCAGCACCTACGTGAAATCAAAAATGGATGACTTACCTAGAGATCTTCCGTATAATGGTTGTAATACAAACTCCAGTATGGAACAGTTTTTGAATGCCGGATCTTTGCAAGATTTGCTGTATGCCTTGTATGAAAAAGAATGTGTTTCTCCTGTGTCAAAGCCAGTAGAAGTGCACTTATATTCCAAACAAGCTAGTTGGCCTTTGGACCATTTAGAAGAGCTGACTTCCTCAGTAGCTTCTCTTACCAGCAACACACCTCCGTTAGACAAAGCCGAGAAGTCAGAGGAACTGCCCAAGAATTGCACTATTGCAGTATTTGAACAAGACCGTGCCATAGATAAAGCAGTGGTGACAGAAGAACAGATTGAGAATCAAACTGTGGCCGTATCAGAACAGGACTCTGCCATAGTTAAAGCAGTAGAGGCGGAAGAACCAATTGAGAATCAGACTGTTGCAGTATCGGAACAGGACTCTGCTGTAGTTAAAGCAGTGGAGACAGAAGACCTAACTGAGAGTCAAACTATTCAAACTATTGCATTATTAGATGACAACATCCAGTTCCAGGAAGGAAATATTCTGCCTG ATGATGCTTTGAGGAAAAAAAGAATTCCTGAAGGTAATGAAGATGTCAGTTGTAAGCGCATAAAATCATCAGATGAAACTACAGAGTCTTCTGGTACACACTTAAACAAAATCCTGTCAGGACTAGAAAAA GTCAAGTTTTTTATTCAGAGCAACGTTGATAGTTCAATGGAAAGCATAGATCACAAGCTACAGCAGTTAAATAAAAGAATCGATCGCACGCAGTGTCTACGAAAGCACGAAGAAATAACTATTCGGATTATA aAGAAAATATCTAGACTGGACAGGCGAGTAAATTCTGTAGCAATGCACCAGAAGGCGCAGTTACAAGACAAG GCAAACCTTCTAGGTGCACATGCAAAAAGCACCATATTAAATGCTGTCAAGCCTGTTCCTGGCACTCAGAACAACCCATCTGTACCACCGGAACGTCAGTCAGTAGAGCTTGGTGAAGCACCTTCCAGAACCACCAAAAG CTTTGCCAAGGAGACGTGCCTCAACATGAAAACCTCAAATATTCAAGCTGGGAATTCAGCAG CACATAATGGGAGGAGAACAGAAACGTCTCCAG ATGTACAGCAGAGAAGAGCATCTTCTAATGCAGACACTTCAGCTGAACACCAAACACCACACCCGTCTAAG AATTTATCCCTGATTGACTTAACAAAAGAAGATGATACTAATAAAG AAGAGGCTGTTTCAGTCAAACCGAGTCCACAATCAGAAAGCATAAAGTCTGAGCCACATCAGCCAACGGCAGAGTCATCAAACCAG GTCCCAGAATCATTTTCCCATCTCCCTCCGCTACCAAAGATCCACTTGAACCCAGAGCATATGAATGACTTCAAAGACACCCGCTCACCCCAGAAGCTTGAACTAGCAGTTGTTCAGGTCCAGAACCCCAAAGGTGTTGCCATCCAGTGGAACATCAGGAGAGTGGACCCAAGGTGTGCCCCCATTGAGAATTTTCACTTGTTCACATGCTTTGAGGGCACGAACAATGGAATTCAGTCATCCTGGATGAAAAGCAAACCAATAAAGGCGTTGCCTCTCCCAATGGCTTGTTCTTTATCCCTGTTCACACCTGGCAAGTATTACTTTACCATGCAATCCATGGATATTTTCCACCGTTTTGGACCATTCTGTGACATTCAATCAATTTCTGttgtataa